One window from the genome of Nicotiana tomentosiformis chromosome 5, ASM39032v3, whole genome shotgun sequence encodes:
- the LOC138892287 gene encoding uncharacterized protein has product MFFSIWHIKLGVGGSTLNVISDYAPQAGLDEEVKRHFLEGLDEVVQGTPPTEKLFKGGDFNGHNGSCDGGYGEVHGGFDSGDRNGGGTSLLDFARAFELVIGKSSFSKREEHLITFQSNVEAKKVAYLKLVESTDEEQRREDRERYKEARKEAKLAIMEAKTAAFGRLYQELGVKGGDNKLFWLDKARERKTRDLDQVRCIKDEEGRVLMGEAQIKRRWQTYFHKLLNKEGDRDIVLEELGHSDIHKDFRYCRCIKVKEVMEAMRKMSRVERPDQTKFR; this is encoded by the exons ATGTTTTTCTCTATATGGCATATTAAGTTAGGAGTTGGAGGGAGCACTCTGAATGTCATTAGCGATTACGCGCCGCAAGCGGGCTTGGACGAGGAGGTTAAAAGGCACTTCTTAGAGGGGTTGGATGAGGTGGTGCAGGGTACTCCGCCTACGGAGAAGTTATTTaaaggaggggatttcaatggtcaTAATGGGTCGTGTGATGGTGGCTATGGCGAGGTGCACGGTGGCTTCGACTCTGGGGATAGAAACGGAGGAGGTACTTCATTGTTGGATTTCGCTAGAGCTTTTGAGTTGGTGATCGGAAAATCTAGTTTTTCGAAGAGGGAAGAGCATTTAATTACTTTCCAGA GTAATGTGGAAGCAAAGAAAGTGGCGTACCTTAAGTTAGTGGAGAGCACAGATGAGGAGCAGAGGAGAGAGGACAGAGAAAGATATAAGGAAGCTAGGAAGGAGGCAAAATTAGCGATCATGGAGGCTAAGACTGCAGCGTTTGGTCGGCTATATCAGGAACTGGGGGTCAAAGGTGGGGACaataagttattttggctagacaAGGCAAGAGAGAGGAAGACTCGTGACTTGGatcaagtgaggtgcatcaaagacgaggaaggtagagtattgatgggagAGGCCCAGATTAAgcggagatggcagacttactttcataaactgctgaataAAGAGGGGGACAGAGACATCGTGCTAGAAGAATTGGGGCACTCTGATATTCACAAAGACTTTAGGTATTGTAGGTGTATTAAGGTTAAGGAGGTCATGgaagctatgcgtaagatgagtcgGGTAGAGCGACCAGACCAGACGAAATTCCGGTAG